One window of Bacteroidales bacterium genomic DNA carries:
- a CDS encoding Tat pathway signal protein: protein MNIKIIAFIIAVTLNACQQPQTQQQLTFTSHGKVDYPITPEDELMLDSIQQKTFLFFLHEHHPEWGIVKDRAAAWAPSSIASTGFGIPCFAIGTERNWITREQAAQITLNMLNFFMNSEQSTDTAAAGYKGFYYHFLRMDTGKREWTCELSSIDTGLLMMGIIFARNYYNIDNETEREIRRLAGELLERIDWNFMDMPAGSQHPHTISMGWSPEEGLHNWGWTGYNEALFLYVLAAGSGMENVERSYNSWLSTYKWQTPYEGLSHVAFPPLFGHQFSQAFIDYRGLIDPYMKEKGIDYFENSRRATYVQQQYAIQNPHGWVGYDSLCWGVTASDGPTEIYNFDDKKFLGYAGRGAAGPDYNYFDDGTIAPYGPLSSLPFAPEIVLPTIRAMIEKQGDSIWGKYGFYDSFNLTANWVNDDFIGIDQGPMLIMIENFRTGLVWDYVMKDPIIQDGLAKLGYSYLQ, encoded by the coding sequence ATGAACATCAAAATAATCGCATTCATAATCGCTGTTACCCTGAACGCTTGCCAGCAACCACAAACACAACAGCAGCTTACGTTCACATCTCACGGAAAAGTTGATTACCCCATTACTCCAGAAGATGAACTGATGCTCGATTCCATTCAGCAGAAAACCTTTTTATTCTTTTTACACGAACACCACCCTGAGTGGGGAATCGTAAAAGACCGCGCAGCAGCATGGGCGCCTTCGAGCATTGCTTCGACAGGTTTTGGCATTCCGTGCTTTGCAATTGGCACGGAAAGAAACTGGATTACCCGTGAACAGGCTGCGCAGATCACACTCAACATGCTGAATTTTTTCATGAATTCTGAACAAAGCACTGACACAGCTGCAGCAGGTTACAAAGGTTTTTACTACCATTTCCTGAGGATGGACACCGGTAAACGTGAATGGACATGCGAACTTTCGTCAATTGACACCGGACTGCTGATGATGGGAATAATATTTGCCCGGAATTATTACAATATTGATAACGAAACAGAGCGCGAAATACGCCGGCTGGCTGGCGAACTATTGGAAAGAATAGACTGGAATTTTATGGACATGCCGGCCGGAAGTCAGCATCCACACACGATTTCCATGGGCTGGTCGCCCGAAGAAGGGTTGCACAACTGGGGTTGGACCGGTTACAATGAAGCCTTGTTCCTCTATGTTCTTGCAGCCGGGAGCGGGATGGAAAATGTCGAACGAAGCTACAATTCATGGTTGAGCACCTACAAATGGCAAACTCCCTACGAAGGGCTTTCACATGTGGCTTTTCCCCCATTGTTCGGACATCAGTTTTCGCAGGCATTCATTGATTATCGCGGCCTTATTGACCCGTATATGAAAGAAAAAGGGATTGATTACTTCGAAAACTCACGCCGTGCAACCTACGTTCAGCAACAATATGCCATTCAAAACCCCCATGGCTGGGTTGGTTATGATTCGCTCTGCTGGGGCGTTACAGCAAGTGATGGCCCTACGGAGATTTATAATTTTGATGATAAAAAGTTCCTCGGTTATGCCGGAAGAGGAGCTGCCGGCCCCGATTACAATTATTTCGATGACGGAACCATCGCACCCTACGGGCCGCTTTCGTCGCTGCCGTTTGCTCCTGAAATTGTGCTGCCGACAATCAGGGCAATGATCGAAAAACAGGGGGACAGCATCTGGGGAAAATATGGTTTCTATGATTCATTCAATCTTACCGCCAACTGGGTAAATGATGATTTCATCGGCATTGACCAGGGGCCAATGCTCATTATGATCGAAAACTTCAGGACTGGACTGGTGTGGGATTATGTGATGAAAGACCCGATCATTCAGGATGGATTGGCAAAGCTGGGGTATTCTTACCTGCAATAA
- a CDS encoding Ig-like domain-containing protein: MKNALKILSALLMLSITISCKQEDDMVDAGVIQLTAAEFGGVVLSVDNPATNLPVNGNSVMKFSTAIDTITAKTSISIFNQTGQTAVPVKFAFTNDLTQIELDPLSDLDFTTTYSLVITNDLRGVQKETFTGVTYTFNTENGQLKIIQITLNGQPFNTNQTLQNVNYENISIAVTFSEAIPGENLNQFFSLIPYIQTNINLSADQKTVTVSNQNKLDYYTKYTFYISNQLVSLDELTFAGFSNQFMTGLDPSYKFPLISDEELLDKVQLHTFRYFYDYGHPVSGLTRERKGSGETVTIGGSGFGLMALLVGIKRNFITRTEGIERLNAIVDFLTTADRFHGAWPHWMNGSTGKTIPFGTKDDGADLVETSFMAAGLLTVRQYLDENVAFEADLKLKINALLNTIEWSWFTRGGQNVLYWHWSPNYDWQMNMQVRGYNEALITYFMAATSVDFPIEASVYTNGWANNGSIINGKSFYGIPLPVGYDYGGPLFFAHYSFLGLNPTNLSDNYGNYWMQNMNHSLINRQHCIVNPFNHVGYSEDCWGLTASDDPAGYKVHEPVSGRDNGTITPTAALSSMPFTPEESMTAMRHFYFVLGDKLWGEYGFYDAFNPGQGWWANSYLAIDQGPIIVMIENYRSGLCWDLFMSAPETQAAMMKLGFAN; this comes from the coding sequence ATGAAAAACGCACTCAAAATTCTCAGCGCCTTATTAATGCTCTCCATAACAATTTCCTGCAAACAGGAGGACGATATGGTGGATGCTGGGGTTATTCAGCTTACAGCAGCAGAGTTTGGAGGCGTTGTGTTGTCCGTCGATAATCCTGCGACGAACCTCCCGGTCAACGGAAATAGTGTGATGAAATTCAGTACCGCCATTGATACCATTACAGCCAAAACCTCAATTTCAATTTTCAATCAGACCGGACAGACAGCCGTTCCGGTTAAATTTGCTTTTACAAATGACCTTACCCAAATAGAATTAGACCCCTTATCCGATCTTGATTTTACAACAACCTACAGCCTGGTCATTACTAACGACTTAAGAGGAGTTCAAAAAGAAACTTTTACTGGTGTTACCTATACCTTCAACACCGAAAATGGCCAATTGAAAATCATCCAGATCACCTTGAATGGCCAGCCCTTTAATACCAACCAGACCCTTCAAAACGTCAATTATGAAAATATTTCGATCGCAGTCACATTCTCTGAAGCGATCCCAGGAGAAAACCTCAACCAGTTTTTCAGCCTGATCCCTTACATTCAAACCAATATAAATCTCTCGGCAGATCAAAAAACAGTAACTGTCAGCAATCAGAATAAGCTTGATTATTACACTAAATACACTTTTTACATTTCAAACCAACTGGTGTCGCTGGATGAGTTGACCTTCGCCGGGTTTAGTAACCAGTTTATGACAGGCCTTGATCCATCCTATAAATTCCCACTGATCAGCGACGAAGAGTTGCTGGACAAGGTTCAGTTGCACACCTTCAGGTATTTTTACGATTATGGACATCCGGTGAGTGGTCTGACCCGTGAGCGGAAAGGCTCCGGTGAAACAGTAACCATTGGCGGCAGTGGATTTGGCCTGATGGCACTTTTAGTTGGAATAAAACGAAATTTCATTACCCGAACTGAAGGCATCGAAAGATTGAACGCAATTGTAGATTTCCTCACCACAGCTGACCGGTTTCACGGCGCCTGGCCACATTGGATGAATGGCTCAACCGGAAAAACAATTCCGTTTGGGACTAAAGATGATGGCGCCGATCTTGTAGAAACTTCCTTCATGGCAGCAGGGCTGCTTACCGTTCGGCAATACCTGGACGAAAATGTAGCCTTTGAAGCGGATTTGAAATTAAAAATCAACGCTTTGTTAAACACAATCGAGTGGAGTTGGTTTACACGCGGCGGGCAAAATGTACTTTACTGGCACTGGTCGCCCAATTATGACTGGCAAATGAACATGCAGGTAAGAGGTTACAACGAAGCATTGATTACTTACTTCATGGCAGCTACTTCCGTTGATTTCCCCATTGAGGCTTCGGTTTACACAAATGGCTGGGCCAATAACGGCTCGATCATCAACGGTAAAAGTTTTTACGGGATTCCACTGCCGGTGGGTTACGATTACGGCGGTCCGTTGTTTTTCGCTCATTATTCCTTCCTCGGCTTAAACCCGACAAATCTGAGCGATAACTACGGTAATTACTGGATGCAAAACATGAATCATTCGCTGATCAACCGTCAGCACTGCATCGTCAATCCTTTCAACCATGTTGGTTATAGCGAAGATTGCTGGGGACTTACAGCCAGCGACGATCCGGCGGGTTACAAGGTCCATGAGCCGGTGAGCGGCCGCGACAATGGCACGATAACTCCAACAGCCGCTTTGTCTTCGATGCCCTTTACCCCGGAAGAATCTATGACTGCAATGCGTCATTTTTATTTTGTTCTGGGCGACAAACTTTGGGGAGAATACGGTTTCTACGATGCTTTTAACCCGGGACAGGGCTGGTGGGCAAATTCCTATTTAGCCATTGACCAGGGACCGATTATCGTCATGATCGAAAATTATCGCTCCGGGCTTTGCTGGGACTTATTCATGTCGGCGCCCGAAACTCAGGCGGCAATGATGAAACTGGGATTCGCAAATTAA
- a CDS encoding Ig-like domain-containing protein, giving the protein MKSRKVFLGFMAALTLFAVVALNSCKDDDPVELVLNTLVSGTIDLNGATSPTTVPVNPTIVATFSTSVDPASATASTIKMTQDYDNADIALTITVSGNTITIVPAPPLSNGALYKLMFSADIKSTEGKFLTATDRNFTTIGTFVPAGAIAHWNFEDNADDQIGPWDPAANAIVDITYTDSRNATAGKAATFNGTTSIIEIPNGDLLINTDNFTISFWVKTKSEGITHGHFVMGLGAFWGLQFEIFGGYDGAKFAIQYEFEDGTTGAEDMWFPSDATDNTNGGWQGWDFAKSIPAVDMIGLLKDNWLHVTYTYNGPERKGTLYYNSEKMKSFDFDLWPDGDAKRTVKGMKYAGLEPDVVNEFALGFIHSRAGILWDNEPWGGYDFPDANHFKGQLDDIRFFHKVLTPTEISLMYNSEK; this is encoded by the coding sequence ATGAAAAGTAGAAAAGTGTTTTTAGGTTTTATGGCTGCGTTAACTCTATTCGCAGTAGTTGCTCTTAACAGCTGTAAAGACGATGATCCGGTAGAATTGGTGTTGAACACACTGGTTTCAGGTACCATTGATCTTAACGGCGCCACCTCCCCGACAACAGTGCCGGTAAATCCGACCATTGTTGCTACATTTAGTACCAGCGTTGATCCTGCTTCGGCTACAGCCAGCACAATCAAAATGACTCAGGATTACGACAATGCTGACATCGCACTAACCATCACCGTATCAGGCAATACAATTACTATTGTTCCTGCTCCACCGCTTAGCAACGGAGCATTGTACAAACTGATGTTTTCAGCTGATATCAAATCCACTGAAGGTAAATTCCTGACTGCAACAGATCGTAATTTCACCACCATCGGAACTTTTGTTCCTGCCGGAGCTATTGCTCACTGGAATTTCGAAGACAATGCCGATGACCAGATTGGTCCATGGGATCCGGCTGCCAATGCTATCGTTGACATCACCTACACTGATTCACGTAATGCTACTGCCGGTAAGGCAGCTACTTTCAATGGTACCACCAGTATCATCGAAATCCCTAACGGCGATCTGCTCATCAATACGGACAATTTCACCATCTCCTTCTGGGTAAAAACCAAATCGGAAGGTATCACACATGGCCATTTTGTGATGGGACTTGGTGCATTCTGGGGCCTTCAGTTTGAAATCTTTGGAGGATATGACGGAGCTAAATTTGCCATTCAATATGAATTTGAAGATGGTACAACTGGCGCTGAAGATATGTGGTTCCCCTCAGATGCTACCGATAATACAAATGGTGGATGGCAAGGATGGGATTTTGCAAAAAGCATACCTGCCGTTGACATGATCGGGTTACTGAAAGACAATTGGCTGCATGTTACCTATACCTACAATGGGCCTGAGCGTAAAGGCACCTTGTATTACAATAGCGAAAAGATGAAGAGTTTCGACTTTGACCTTTGGCCCGACGGCGATGCCAAGAGAACAGTTAAAGGGATGAAATATGCTGGTTTAGAACCAGATGTGGTCAATGAATTTGCATTGGGTTTTATCCATTCAAGGGCTGGTATCCTATGGGATAACGAACCATGGGGCGGCTATGATTTCCCGGATGCCAACCACTTCAAAGGACAACTTGATGACATCAGGTTCTTCCACAAAGTGTTGACTCCTACCGAAATCTCTTTGATGTACAACTCAGAAAAATAG
- a CDS encoding TonB-dependent receptor, with translation MVKSLRSYKLKNALAIFAGLFFLISPAFAQRVIQGVVTAGKTGETLPGVNVVSQGTLRGTSTDIDGKFSFEVLPEDKVLEFTFTGYDKQIVELTAENFYNVVMLEAQYMLDELVVIGYGTVKKSDLTGSVSSLKQEDILKTTAINPVQALQGRATGVQVTTTSGTPGAGVSVRIRGVGTFNDSEPIYVVDGMILSDITFLNSSDIASMEVLKDASATAIYGSRGANGVVIIQTNRGNADQLKPVVSFSTEFGVQRIANEIDLLSGREFAIISNEIKPGSYNNVDAVPNTDWQDLIFRDALKQNHQLSISGATKMSDYYVGIGFYKQEGIIPKSDYQRISIKLNNTYHINEKLRFGNNITIAPYEYQIAPNVTYSVYRAQPLLEPYYPDGSFGVVFNVGNPLAELEYSNNYRRGLRGVGNLFMEADISDFVFKSSFGIDAAYIKNEQFTPAYAVLNPDGSQSQQYNEYSDIFKGSSDNLTWLWENTVNYSKEIDKHRIDAVGGFTMQKLRSEEFRLVGQNVIRNESDFWYVLPSYVLDEGNNIDMVQSIYNGVDPGYYYSMISYLFRVNYTYNNRYILTATFRRDGSSKFSEDNRYANFPSFAAGWNIGNEDFMQPVDFISTLKVRASWGQIGNEKISYFDRFARVQSNLLAIFSNPDAAYPAASYGKSGNPDLKWETTTQLDIGLEVGVLNDRLIGEFDFFNKTTDDILVELSTPGHLGNGQGQKVRYNAASVLNRGFEMNIKWRDKVGEFSYGLGFLGTLLHNEVLSIGGNSGVDSVLIGGGLANGQQVTLSKVGLPIGAFYGYVTDGIFQTQEELNAYPHSSQAEVGDLRFVDVNKDGKIDGQDRTNIGSPIPKFIFGFNVNMAYKNFDFSLDLQGQTGNKIFNGKDVVRPDPYNFEQHVWDRWTGPGTSNTEPKPSFGGYNFLPSDRFIYDGSYVRVRNVILGYTLPKSVSEKISLQTVRVYVKGSDILTFTKWTGYTPEIGSYDVLSNGIDTGVYPISAVYSIGLNVTF, from the coding sequence ATGGTCAAATCATTACGAAGTTACAAACTAAAAAATGCACTGGCAATCTTTGCTGGGTTGTTTTTTTTAATTTCTCCGGCGTTTGCACAGCGTGTCATCCAGGGTGTTGTCACAGCAGGCAAGACAGGTGAAACCCTTCCGGGAGTCAATGTTGTCTCTCAGGGCACTTTAAGGGGTACATCCACTGACATTGATGGTAAGTTTTCTTTTGAAGTCCTGCCGGAAGACAAAGTGCTCGAGTTTACATTCACCGGTTACGATAAGCAAATCGTGGAATTGACCGCTGAGAACTTTTATAATGTTGTGATGCTTGAGGCACAATACATGCTGGATGAGTTGGTAGTTATCGGATATGGAACCGTTAAGAAGAGTGATCTTACGGGTTCGGTCAGCTCGTTGAAGCAGGAAGATATCCTTAAGACGACCGCTATCAACCCGGTGCAGGCTTTACAGGGACGCGCCACCGGTGTGCAGGTGACCACTACTAGTGGAACCCCAGGCGCCGGAGTGTCGGTTAGAATTCGGGGTGTGGGTACATTCAATGATTCGGAACCGATTTATGTTGTCGACGGAATGATCCTCAGTGACATTACGTTTTTGAACTCCTCTGATATTGCATCAATGGAGGTACTTAAAGACGCTTCTGCTACTGCGATCTATGGTTCGCGTGGAGCAAACGGCGTTGTGATCATTCAAACAAACCGCGGAAATGCTGACCAACTGAAGCCGGTTGTAAGTTTCTCCACTGAATTTGGAGTTCAGCGGATAGCCAATGAAATTGATCTTCTGAGCGGAAGAGAATTTGCCATCATTTCCAATGAAATCAAGCCAGGTTCATATAACAATGTGGATGCAGTGCCAAATACCGATTGGCAGGATTTGATCTTCCGCGATGCGCTGAAGCAAAACCACCAACTTTCGATTTCAGGTGCTACTAAAATGTCGGATTATTACGTTGGGATTGGCTTTTACAAGCAGGAAGGGATAATCCCTAAATCTGATTATCAGCGAATTTCCATTAAATTGAACAATACTTATCACATTAACGAAAAGCTGAGATTTGGCAACAATATTACTATTGCCCCCTACGAGTACCAGATTGCCCCAAACGTAACCTACTCGGTTTATCGCGCTCAACCTTTGCTTGAGCCTTACTATCCTGACGGAAGTTTTGGCGTGGTTTTCAATGTTGGAAATCCACTGGCTGAACTTGAGTATTCGAACAACTACAGGCGTGGTCTCCGCGGTGTTGGAAACCTTTTTATGGAAGCTGACATCAGTGATTTTGTGTTCAAATCAAGTTTTGGTATTGATGCTGCTTACATTAAAAATGAGCAATTTACCCCTGCTTATGCAGTGCTGAATCCTGATGGATCGCAGTCGCAGCAATACAACGAATATAGCGACATCTTCAAGGGTTCCAGCGATAACCTGACCTGGCTTTGGGAAAACACGGTAAATTATTCAAAAGAAATTGATAAACACCGTATTGATGCTGTTGGCGGTTTTACGATGCAAAAACTCCGTTCTGAAGAGTTCCGCCTGGTTGGACAGAATGTAATCCGCAATGAGAGTGACTTCTGGTATGTTCTCCCGTCCTATGTTCTTGATGAGGGAAACAACATCGACATGGTTCAGAGCATATACAACGGAGTAGATCCGGGGTATTACTATTCGATGATTTCCTATCTGTTCAGGGTAAATTATACTTACAATAACCGGTACATTCTGACCGCAACTTTCCGACGTGATGGTTCATCAAAGTTCAGTGAAGACAACCGTTACGCAAACTTTCCTTCATTTGCGGCAGGTTGGAACATCGGCAATGAAGATTTTATGCAACCGGTTGATTTTATTTCAACCTTGAAAGTGAGAGCAAGCTGGGGGCAGATCGGGAACGAAAAAATCAGCTATTTCGATCGTTTTGCCAGGGTGCAGTCAAATCTTTTGGCTATTTTTTCCAATCCGGATGCTGCCTATCCAGCCGCAAGCTATGGCAAAAGCGGCAACCCTGACCTGAAGTGGGAAACCACAACCCAGCTCGACATTGGGTTGGAAGTGGGTGTATTAAACGACCGGCTGATCGGTGAGTTTGACTTTTTCAACAAAACTACCGACGATATTCTTGTCGAACTCTCCACACCAGGTCATCTTGGCAACGGGCAAGGTCAAAAAGTGCGTTACAATGCTGCATCAGTGCTCAATCGCGGTTTTGAAATGAACATCAAATGGCGCGATAAAGTGGGGGAATTCAGCTATGGGTTAGGCTTTCTGGGAACACTTCTGCATAACGAAGTGTTGAGTATCGGAGGCAACAGTGGTGTTGACTCTGTTCTGATTGGTGGCGGACTTGCCAACGGGCAGCAGGTAACACTGAGTAAAGTCGGACTGCCAATAGGCGCCTTTTACGGATATGTTACTGATGGAATTTTTCAAACCCAGGAAGAACTCAATGCTTATCCCCATTCATCCCAGGCAGAAGTTGGAGACCTGCGGTTTGTGGATGTAAATAAAGACGGCAAAATTGACGGACAGGACAGAACCAACATTGGTTCACCGATCCCGAAGTTCATTTTTGGATTCAATGTTAACATGGCTTACAAAAATTTCGATTTTTCTCTTGATCTGCAGGGTCAAACCGGGAACAAAATCTTTAATGGTAAGGATGTAGTCCGACCTGACCCTTATAATTTTGAACAGCATGTCTGGGATCGTTGGACGGGACCTGGAACAAGCAATACTGAACCAAAACCTTCGTTTGGAGGTTACAACTTTTTACCTTCGGACAGGTTTATCTATGATGGTTCTTACGTAAGGGTGCGGAACGTGATTCTTGGTTACACCTTGCCAAAATCGGTAAGTGAAAAAATATCCCTTCAAACTGTAAGGGTTTACGTGAAAGGCTCAGATATTCTGACATTTACAAAATGGACCGGATACACTCCAGAAATCGGTAGTTATGATGTGTTATCAAATGGCATCGACACCGGTGTTTATCCCATTTCAGCAGTTTATTCAATTGGCTTAAATGTAACTTTTTAA
- a CDS encoding RagB/SusD family nutrient uptake outer membrane protein — MKKIIIPIALLFVISFYGCEDFLDVKPQGELTQEAFPTSASDAQLATNAVYSTIRAWYYHSGGYPILDIMSDDALKGSNPNDQLSTLGPYDNFSITPSQDGLDRWWATLYEGIKRANVVIEKVPEITMDETLKNRYIAEARFLRGLYYFDLVRAWGGVPLVTTITPPLKLERSGADEIYTLILSDLEFAKSNLPEKSQYSVSDLGRATRGAAKSLMAKVYLFRRDVGKGDFTNAEALLLEVINSLEYDLESNFADANGKDGEHGVESVFEIGAMETEGAVGNQYANTQGVRGTPNRGWGFNRPSENLRFAFDENDPRLGLTIIDLGDVLDDIEILGDGTTPDFVYDDQGNIIERECYNQKVWIPGTSTNTQFGHNRRLIRFADVLLMAAEALNENGKSSQALVHLNRVRERARGGNSSILPDITVTSQDELRDLIINERRFELALEGHRYWDLVRTGKAPEVLGPLGFVAGKHELMPIPQNEIDISQGTLTQNPNW, encoded by the coding sequence ATGAAAAAAATAATTATTCCAATAGCATTACTATTTGTTATTAGTTTTTACGGCTGTGAAGATTTTCTCGATGTAAAACCACAGGGAGAACTGACTCAGGAAGCTTTTCCAACGTCAGCATCCGATGCCCAGCTAGCCACCAATGCAGTCTATTCAACCATCCGCGCATGGTATTATCACTCCGGCGGATATCCCATTCTCGATATCATGTCCGATGATGCGCTAAAGGGCAGCAACCCGAATGACCAGTTGAGTACTTTAGGACCGTACGATAATTTTTCCATCACCCCTTCTCAGGACGGACTTGATCGTTGGTGGGCAACGCTGTACGAAGGAATTAAGCGCGCCAATGTGGTAATCGAGAAGGTTCCGGAAATTACAATGGATGAAACACTTAAGAACAGATATATTGCTGAAGCCCGCTTTCTGCGTGGGTTATATTATTTTGACCTCGTGCGTGCATGGGGTGGCGTTCCGCTTGTAACCACGATCACACCACCATTGAAATTAGAGCGGTCGGGAGCAGATGAAATTTATACATTGATTTTATCCGATCTTGAGTTTGCTAAAAGCAACCTTCCCGAAAAGAGCCAGTATTCAGTATCCGACCTTGGACGAGCCACAAGAGGTGCAGCTAAATCGCTTATGGCTAAAGTTTATCTATTCCGCCGTGATGTTGGAAAAGGCGACTTTACCAATGCTGAAGCCCTCCTTCTCGAAGTGATTAATTCGCTGGAATACGACCTCGAATCCAACTTTGCCGATGCTAACGGTAAAGACGGCGAGCATGGTGTGGAGTCAGTTTTCGAAATCGGCGCCATGGAAACTGAAGGCGCGGTTGGGAATCAATATGCCAACACGCAGGGTGTGAGAGGGACTCCAAACCGTGGATGGGGCTTCAACCGCCCCTCTGAAAACCTTAGGTTCGCATTTGATGAAAACGACCCAAGGCTTGGTTTAACCATCATTGACCTGGGCGATGTGCTGGACGATATCGAAATCCTCGGCGACGGCACAACGCCTGATTTTGTTTATGACGATCAGGGGAACATCATCGAAAGAGAATGCTACAACCAAAAAGTATGGATCCCCGGCACATCCACCAACACGCAGTTTGGTCATAACCGCCGGCTGATCAGGTTTGCTGATGTATTACTTATGGCAGCTGAAGCTTTAAACGAAAACGGGAAATCATCCCAGGCACTCGTTCACCTGAACAGGGTGAGAGAACGGGCAAGAGGAGGAAATTCTTCCATTTTACCTGATATAACAGTTACTTCCCAGGATGAACTTCGTGACCTGATCATCAATGAACGTCGTTTTGAACTGGCATTGGAAGGACATCGATACTGGGATCTGGTGCGCACGGGCAAAGCTCCTGAAGTACTCGGGCCATTGGGGTTTGTTGCCGGCAAACACGAGCTGATGCCAATCCCACAGAATGAAATTGATATCTCACAAGGAACTTTAACACAAAATCCAAATTGGTAA